GGGCCACCGCCGCGCGGGCCTCGCCGCGTCTGGCCAGCGCCGTGCCCAGGGCCACCGCCGCCTGGACGCGGTACTGCGGCAGGCCCGGCAGCCGCATCGCCTCCGTGAGCCGGGGGATGGCCGCCGAGGAACGTACGGCGGCGAACTCCAGCGAGCCCAGCTCGGTCAGCACCTCGGCCCGGCGCCCGTCCGACATCGGCTCGTCCAGCGCCCGGCGCATCAGGACCACCGCGTCGTCGGAACGGTCGTCGCGGACGGCGCCGCCGGCCGCGTCGAGCAGGACGTCCGTCGCCCACACCTCGCCCATCGTGCCCGAGCGCAGCAGCAGTTCGGCCACCGTCGCCGCCGGGACACCGCGTCGCAGCATCGCCTCGGCCGCCGCCCCGTGCGCGGCCTGCCGGTCGGCGGCGCACCAGCCGGCGAGCACCGCGTCCCGCAGCAGCGGGTGGGCGTAGCGGGGCAGCCCGTCGTCGCGGAGGCGCAGCATGCCGAGCCGGGGCATGGCGGTCAGCCAGCCCCTTACCCGGGCCGGGTCGGCTCCGAGGGTGTCCGCGGTCTCGGTGAAGAGGTCGACGTCGGCGCCCCCCGGCAACTCGTCCAGCGCGGCGAGCACCCGCGCCGCCTCGGCCGTCGCCGCCCCGGCGCAGTCCAGCCACCACGCCACCGCCGCCGGATACGCCCCCGGATACAGCGCCGCGCACGTCTCCGGCAGCGCGGCCGGGGCGCCGGTGGCGTTCAGGTCCTCCAGCAGCGCGCGCAGGAGCAGCGGGTTGCCCGCACCCGCCCGGACGTAGTCCGCCACCCACGTCTCCGGTACGTCGCCGACGGCCGAACGCACCAGGTCCGCCGCCGCGTCGCGGCTCAGCGGGGCGAGGGTGTGGGTGCGTACGAGGGCGGGGGAGAGGGTGTGGACGAGGCCGGCGGACGGCGGGTCCACGTCGTACTGGCTGCGCTCCGTCACCAGCAGCAGTACCGGTAATCGGTCCACCCTGCGCGCCGCCTCGATCAGCCAGCAGCGCGAGTCCTCGTCCGCGAGGTGCACGTCGTCCACGGCGACCAGCACCGGACCCTCGGCCGCGTACGCGCGCAGCAGCCGCCAGAGCCGTGCGGCGGGCGGCAGCGGCCCGTCCGGAGCACCGGAGGCTTCGGCAGGGGGGCCGGGCGGAGCCGAGGAAGTCAACTCCTGGAGAGGAGAAAGCAGTTGCTCCACCACGGCCAGGCGGATGTCGGTCGCGCCGCCCCCGGCGGAGCAGCGGACGCGCAGGACGCGCATGCCGTGCGTCTCCGCGTGCCCGGTGGCGGCCTCCAGGAGTGCGGTGCGGCCGGTGCCGGTCGCACCGCGCAGCAGGACCAGGCGGCCCGTACCCTCGCGGGCGCGTGCCGCCTCCTCGGCCACCAGTGCCAGAGCCTCCCGGCGCTCATACAGCGTTGAGGACGCAGATGACGATGACGACGACGATGGGAATGCGGACGGGGACGACCATGGGGCGGGGGTTGGCATGTCTGCCTCCTGTCTTGGGTAGGGACTGGCCGGTCTAGTGGTCGAACTGGTGGCCGATCTCGTGGTGTGTCTCGTGGTGGTCCACGATTGTGCGCGCCCCATGCGTCACAGAAGTGTGGGCTGTGCACGTCTGCCACCGACCCCTCGAAGGTGGCGGCACCTGACCCTGGGGGCAGTTCTTGCGCACCACACTCCGCACCACAGGTCCCGGCACGGGGGCCGTGGCCGGCACGAGGGCCAGTACCGGGCCGTCCGAAGCCGGGCGCCGTGTACCCGTGGCCGTGCACGCGTCCGACCCGATCTCCCGCGCCGGCGCGGTCAGCCAGCTGCGGCAGCACCCGGTGGTCGAACTCCGGGAGGAGTCCGACAGCGGGCCCGGCGTCGTGGCCCTCCTGGTCAGCGAGATCCTCGACGAGTCCACGCTGTCCCGGCTGCGCCGGCTCGTCCGCAGCGAGGGCGCCAAGGCCGTTCTCGTGGTGGGCGTGCTGCGCGAGAACGAACTCCTGGACGTCATCGAGTGCGGCGTCGGAGCCATCGTCTGGCGCCACGAGGCCACCGGACACCGGCTGGCGCAGGCAGTGCTCGCCGCCGCCCGGGGCGACGGCGACCTGCCCTCCGACCTGCTCGGCCGGCTCATCAGCCAGGTGGGCACACTGCACCGCACGGCGGCGGGCCAGCCCGGCGCCCCCACCTCGGGCCTCGCGCCGCGCGAGGTCGATGTCCTGCGCCTGGTCGCCGAGGGGCTCGACACCGGGGAGATCGCCAGCAAGCTGTCCTACTCCGAGCGCACGGTCAAGAACGTGATGCATGGGCTCACCACCCGGCTGCATCTGCGCAACCGGGCGCATGCCGTGGCCTATGCCTTGCGCGAAGGCTACATCTGACCGAACGGGCAATCGAACGCGGCGCGCGGACACCAACTCGTGCCCGTCCCCCGTCCCTTGCGTGCCTGCGCGGGCGGGCGCGCGGGACGGCAGCATGGCCGTGAGCTCAAGACCGAGCTCGAACAACCGAGCGCACACGGCCCTGGGCCGTGTGCGCCACGCGGGGGCACGGCAGCGGGGCGGGCGGGAGCGCGACAGTGATCCACGAGGTGGACGAGGTCCTCAAAGGGCTGCTCGGCGGTGGCGCCCTGGCCGGATCAGGCATCGACGTCTTCTTCGACGCCCCGACCCGGGACTGGGCCGCCCGGCGCAACGGCCCCGCCGTCAACGCCTACTTGTACGACATCCGCGAGGACACCGCCCGCCGCCAGCGCGGCACCGTCTCCGTCCGCGACGAACGCGACGTGATCGTCCGGCGCCGACAGCCGCCCCGCTGGTTCCGGCTGTCGTACCTCGTCACCGCCTGGACCAGGCAGCCCCAGGACGAACACCGGCTGCTGTCCGCCGTGTTGGCCAACCTGCTGCCCCGCGAGCTGCTCTCCCCCGACGAACTCCCCGGCGCGCTGGGCGAGCTGGGCCTCTCCGTGCCGCTCTCCGTGTCCGGAAGCCACACGGAGTCCCGTTCCCTGGCCGAGATCTGGTCCGCCCTCGGCGGCGAACTCAAGCCGTCCCTCGACCTCGTGGTCACGGCACCCTTCCCGGCCTACCCCGAGTACGACGCCGGACCCCCGGTCACGGAGGGCGCCGCCGTCCGCGTCCGCGCGATCGACGGCTCGCTGGAGGACTCCCCGGAACGGGCCCATCAGCCACGGCACTTGGAGAAGGAGCGACGGACGGGGACACGTACTCCGTGAATCCCGTGGTTCCACCGGCGGTCGGCACCGCCAAGGCCGAGCCCGTCGTCGAGCCCGCCGCCGGGCTCCTCGCCCGCCTCTCCCGACTGCGCGCCCAGGTGGCCCGGTTGGTCGAGCTGCGCAGTGCCGACGATCCGACGGCCGACGATCCACTGCGCGGGCTGTATCTGTCCGAGGAGGCGGTACGGCACCTGCTCGTGCGGCCCGGAACCGAGGACCCGCGGGATTCCCCCGGGGGTCCGCCCGGCGCCCTGCCGGTGGTCGACGGCGACGACACACTGGCGCGTCTCGCCGCCCGCCTCGGCCTCGGCGCCCTGGACGTCCACATCCTCCTCGCCGTCCTCGCCCCGGACCTCGACCGTTCCTTCGAGCCCCTGTACGGCTATCTCAACGACGACGTCGGCCGCCGCCGGGCCACCACCGGGCTCGTCCTCGACCTGTGCGGACTCCCCGCGCACGAACCGGCGGCCAGGGCCCGCTTCCACTCCTCGGCGCCCCTGACCGCGCTGGGCCTCCTGGCTGTCGAGGAACCCGAACGCCCTTTCCTCAGCCGCCAGTTGCGCGTCCCCGACCGGGTCGCCGCCCATCTTCTCGGCGACGACACCCCGGACGCGGCCCTCGCCGGCCACGTACGCCCCCTCGCGCCCGCGACCTCGTACGCCTCGTATCCCTCGTACGCGACGGACTTCACCGACCGGCTGGCCGCCCTGCTGACCGCCGGGCCCCCCGCGGCTTCCGCGCCCCCGCCACCATCCACCGTCTATCTGCGCGAACACCGCGAAGGCGACGGCCTGGCCTGTGTCACGGCGGCCCTGTACTCGGCCGGACTGGGCGCGCTGCACTTCTCGGGGCCCGAGGACCGGGTCCCGGACCTGCTCCGTGAGGCGCGGCTCAGCGGCCGGGTCGTCGTCGTGTCGCCGCTGCCCGACCAACCCGCCTCCCTCGTCAAGGCGTTGACCGGGGTCGACGTGTCGGACGTACCCGTGCTGCTCACCGGGTCCGGCCCGTACGACCCGCAGTGGTCCGAGGACGACCCGCTGGTCCTGGAGGCGCCCCGGCAGCGCGCGGGGCAGCCGAACGCCTGGGGGGACGCGCTGCGGCAGGGCGCCGATCACCACGGCGACCCCGGCCACCCCGGTCACCATGGCGCCCCTGACCAACCTGGCCACCCCGGTGAACCGGACCTGGGGTTCGATCTGGCGGCCACCGTCGCCCCGTACCGCCTCGGCGCCGACCGCATCGCGCGGGCCGCCCGTGCCGCCAACCGACTCGCCGGCTTCGACGGGACCGCGCTCACCGCCGACCATCTGCGGCTGGCCGCCCGGCAGCAGTCGGCGTCCGGGCTCGAACGGCATGCCCGGCGCATCCGACCGGACGTCGGCTGGGGGGATCTCGTCCTGCCCGGCAAGCCGCTCGCCCAACTGCGTGAACTCGCCCTGCGCGCCCGCCATCGCGACCGGGTCCTCGGCGACTGGCGGCTCAGCGCGGGCGGCGGGCGGGGCCGGGGCGTGCTCGGGCTGTTCGCGGGGGAGTCCGGCACCGGGAAGACGATGTCCGCCGAGGTCGTCGCCGCCGAACTGGGCCTGGATCTCTACGTGGTCCAGCTGTCGTCGATCGTCGACAAGTACGTCGGCGAGACGGAGAAGAACCTCGAACGGATCTTCAGCGAGGCCGACCGCACCGACGCCGTGCTCCTCTTCGACGAGGCCGACGCCGTCTTCGGGAAGCGTTCCGAGGTCAAGGACGCGCACGACAAGCACGCCAACATGGAGAGCGCGTACCTGCTCCAGCGGCTGGAGTCCTTCGACGGTATCGCGCTGCTCACCACCAACCTGCGCGCCAACATCGACGAGGCGTTCACGCGCCGGCTGGACCTGGTGGTCGACTTCCCGTTCCCCGACGCCGGTCAGCGCCTCGCCCTGTGGCGGCACAGCCTCGCCATGGTGCCCTGCGAACCCGGCACCGACCCGGCCCGGGTCGCCGACGCCTTCGAACTGGCCGGCGGCTCGATCCGCAGCGCCGTCGTCACGGCCGCCTACTCCGCCGTCGGACGCGGCGGACCGGTCACGACGGCGGACCTGCTGGAGGGCGCCGAGCGGGAGTACCGCAAGGCGGGACGACTGGTGCCGGGCGAGGGCACCTGGTAGGTGACCCTCCCGTCTCACACGGTGATACGGAACGCCTCCAGCTGAAGGTGCTCATTCATGTCGCTCCCGATGTACTTCCAGCCGCCGGCGTCGGTGCAGACCACGCCCAGCCAACCGCGGTCCTGCACATGGGGGTTGCCGCACACGCTGCCGTCGAAGACCTGGATGGTGAAGCCCTGAAGGGGCTCGTCCGACTCCTTGGTGCTGCCGAGGTAGTTGTCGATCCCGTTCACCGCGCTCGTCCACTTCGTGCCCTTCCAGTTCTGGTACTGGAAGGCGCCGCTGCCCGCGGTCCCCTTGGTTCCGGACACGGCGATGTTCACGGCCTTGATCGGCAGGTCCTTGCCCGTGGTGCCGGCCTCGGCGCCGTCGCACACCGGGGCCTGCCAGCCCTGGTCGGCGACATAGGCGCGGTAGCAGATGTGCCGTCCCGTGCTGCGGGCCGCCAGCTGCGTCACCGCCGTGGCGGCGGTCACCTCCGGCGCCTTCGTCTCCTTCTTCGGCGCGCCGCCGCCCCCGCCGCCCCCGGCCGCCGGGCTCTCGCTCCCGCCTCCGGCGGCCGGCGCCTCCGCCGACTGCGGGGGCGCGCTCACGACGGGGTTCTGGACGGCCTCCTGGCTGGGCGCCACGGGCGGAGTCGTGGCCACGGCCGTGGGGCTGGGCGGCGGAAGGGTACTGATGGTGCCGGCCGACTCGAACTCCTTTGCCCTGGTGCCCACTTGAGGCCGGTAGGAGATCCAGAGCATGACGAACGTGATGGCGAGGGCGAGGAAGACACCGAGGAAGGTGGCGAGCCAGCGGGGCAGGAAACCGCGCTGTACGAACGTGCCGTCGACGTCGATCGGTACGGCGCCGGAGCGTTGCACAGCGAGCTTGTACGGCCGGTCCTCCTTGCCGCCGAACCAGATGATCTGGCGGGGCTTGAGGCGTGCGTCGACGAACACCGCCCGCCCCGGCTCGACCTGGACGCTGCCCGGGTGGATGTCGTACGACAGGTTGTCGCCGTTGTCGCTGCCGCTGACGGAGGCGGTGAGCCTGGTGTTGCCCAGGTTGTCGACGGCGAGCTTCGGGCGTCCCCGGAAACGTCCCTTCACGGTCGGCGGGACGAGTTCCGCCCGTACCTCGGTGAAGGGGGTGATCGTCAGGTTGCCCTCGGGGACGGTGGTCGCCTCCGGGTGTTCCGTGGGTGTGATGCGGACGGCGTAGGGGTTCGGGCCGGCCGTCGCGTCCGGGGTGCGGGGCGGGGCGAAGGTCAGGTCCACGGAGCCCGTCGTACCCGGGTAGAGACGGAGGGTCTGCGGCTCGATCCGGGTCCACGGGGCGATGGGGCCGACCGGCTCGAAGCGGTACTCGTCGACGACGTCGCCCGTGTTGCGCAGGCGCAGCCGGACGGTTGTGCTGCCGCCGGGGTCGACGGTCGCGGAGGCGGGCTCCAGGGAAGTCCAAAGGGTCACTGGGTCGTTCACTTCCCGGGTGTGTAGGTGATCTCGGCCGCGGCTTCCGCGTTCCCGAACGGTCCCGTCCCGGCCCGGCTCGGCCCAGTGCGGTTCGGTCCGGTTCGGTCCGCCCCCCAGCCTTACCGGTGCGGGCGGGTTGCGGGGAGAGCCGAAGGGGCAGACGTACGGGCAGGGCCGACGGGGTCCGGGGTTCGCGGGCCGGGCGGATTGCCCTTGCGGGCACGGAAGTTGCCCCTCATGAGGTACCGCAGGCCGTTTCGGCGGACGGGACGTGCGCGTGAGGGTGGGAAGTGTCCTGTCTCGTACCCCGAGGAGATCAGAGCATGCCGTCCTACCTGTCGCCCGGCGTATACGTCGAGGAGGTGGCCAGCGGCTCACGTCCGATCGAGGGAGTGGGCACCTCGGTCGCTGCCTTCGTCGGCCTCGCGCCGACCGGCCCGCTGAACGAGCCGACACTGGTGACCAACTGGACGCAGTACGTCGCTGCCTTCGGTGACTTCACCGACGGCTACTACCTCGCGCACAGCGTCTACGGCTTCTTCAACAACGGCGGCTCGGCCGCGTACGTCGTCCGGGTCGGGGGTGCGGCGGGCGGTGCCGGGGGAGACTCCGCACCGGCCAAGTCCCTCGCGGGCGCGGACGACCGGGCCGCGCTGGCAGCCGCTGAGCCCAAGCAGATCGGCACCTTCAGCGTGACCGCCGTGGCGGGCGGCTCGCTGAGCGTCGAGGTCACCGACGCGGACGGCGAGGGCCCGGCCGAGCGGTTCAAGCTGATCGTCAAGGACGGCGACAAGGCTGTCGAGACGTTCGACGTGACCGCCAAGAAGGGCGGCCGCAACTACGTCGTCACGCAGGTGAAGGAGCGCTCCAAGCTCATCACCGTGCAGGAGACGGCGCCCGCCGCCCAGCTCGTCCGTCCCGACAACCAGACCGTGGCGCTCGCCGCCCCGGCCGCCCCCGCCGCGGTCGTCCCGGCGACGGCGGACACCGAGGGCGCGCACGCCGGCCCCGCCCAGTATCTCGGCGACTCCGCCGACCGCACCGGATTCGGTGGCCTGGAGGCCGTCGACGAGGTGTCGATGGTCGCGGTGCCCGACCTGATGGCGGCCTACCAGCGCGGTGCGATCGACCTGGAGCAGGTGAAGGCGGTCCAGCTCGGCCTGATCGCCCACTGCGAGCTGATGGGCGACCGTGTCGCCGTCATCGACCCGCCGCCCGGGCTGAACGCCCGTCAGATCCGTGTCTGGCGGCAGGAGACGGCCGGCTACGACTCCAAGTACGCGGCCCTGT
The DNA window shown above is from Streptomyces sp. NBC_01451 and carries:
- a CDS encoding ATP-binding protein, producing MNPVVPPAVGTAKAEPVVEPAAGLLARLSRLRAQVARLVELRSADDPTADDPLRGLYLSEEAVRHLLVRPGTEDPRDSPGGPPGALPVVDGDDTLARLAARLGLGALDVHILLAVLAPDLDRSFEPLYGYLNDDVGRRRATTGLVLDLCGLPAHEPAARARFHSSAPLTALGLLAVEEPERPFLSRQLRVPDRVAAHLLGDDTPDAALAGHVRPLAPATSYASYPSYATDFTDRLAALLTAGPPAASAPPPPSTVYLREHREGDGLACVTAALYSAGLGALHFSGPEDRVPDLLREARLSGRVVVVSPLPDQPASLVKALTGVDVSDVPVLLTGSGPYDPQWSEDDPLVLEAPRQRAGQPNAWGDALRQGADHHGDPGHPGHHGAPDQPGHPGEPDLGFDLAATVAPYRLGADRIARAARAANRLAGFDGTALTADHLRLAARQQSASGLERHARRIRPDVGWGDLVLPGKPLAQLRELALRARHRDRVLGDWRLSAGGGRGRGVLGLFAGESGTGKTMSAEVVAAELGLDLYVVQLSSIVDKYVGETEKNLERIFSEADRTDAVLLFDEADAVFGKRSEVKDAHDKHANMESAYLLQRLESFDGIALLTTNLRANIDEAFTRRLDLVVDFPFPDAGQRLALWRHSLAMVPCEPGTDPARVADAFELAGGSIRSAVVTAAYSAVGRGGPVTTADLLEGAEREYRKAGRLVPGEGTW
- a CDS encoding AAA family ATPase, which produces MPTPAPWSSPSAFPSSSSSSSASSTLYERREALALVAEEAARAREGTGRLVLLRGATGTGRTALLEAATGHAETHGMRVLRVRCSAGGGATDIRLAVVEQLLSPLQELTSSAPPGPPAEASGAPDGPLPPAARLWRLLRAYAAEGPVLVAVDDVHLADEDSRCWLIEAARRVDRLPVLLLVTERSQYDVDPPSAGLVHTLSPALVRTHTLAPLSRDAAADLVRSAVGDVPETWVADYVRAGAGNPLLLRALLEDLNATGAPAALPETCAALYPGAYPAAVAWWLDCAGAATAEAARVLAALDELPGGADVDLFTETADTLGADPARVRGWLTAMPRLGMLRLRDDGLPRYAHPLLRDAVLAGWCAADRQAAHGAAAEAMLRRGVPAATVAELLLRSGTMGEVWATDVLLDAAGGAVRDDRSDDAVVLMRRALDEPMSDGRRAEVLTELGSLEFAAVRSSAAIPRLTEAMRLPGLPQYRVQAAVALGTALARRGEARAAVALLHNLDGQLTDHPDLLRTVQTASALLSDHDQTIREEMYRRLHETAEHSPHTLGPAGHALLVRYEATAGLISADAAMKRVRALLAEPAVPLAEPFLLGTAAAVAQWADELDEAERLTERGLTGQRPTLLHPMHEALLNVRADIAAARGDYGQLLGDEESWRRDGTGAGTGPGSGGGPGAGFRFGLEWVAGTGDARATAEIGSAAGTGTGTATGTGPTNVEAHVLLALVETGRLEEAGQLAGAFDLREAHDSWELNRFLYARGVVRGASGDAAGALGDFLECGRRQSARDVLSPVVTPWRAAAAQCQLALGHPREALALAEEELRLARVWNTPRLVGRSLRILGTATGGRRGLDLSEEAVRVLREAAVETELIPALIARGRQLTAAGERARARKSLREAAERAEHLGAVRLRSAADESLREGGARSTTTTLTASERRIAELAVEGRTNTEIAELLHVARRTVETHLTSAYRKLGIRRRGELTAALGGVPEAGPRADPP
- a CDS encoding hydrolase, with the protein product MTLWTSLEPASATVDPGGSTTVRLRLRNTGDVVDEYRFEPVGPIAPWTRIEPQTLRLYPGTTGSVDLTFAPPRTPDATAGPNPYAVRITPTEHPEATTVPEGNLTITPFTEVRAELVPPTVKGRFRGRPKLAVDNLGNTRLTASVSGSDNGDNLSYDIHPGSVQVEPGRAVFVDARLKPRQIIWFGGKEDRPYKLAVQRSGAVPIDVDGTFVQRGFLPRWLATFLGVFLALAITFVMLWISYRPQVGTRAKEFESAGTISTLPPPSPTAVATTPPVAPSQEAVQNPVVSAPPQSAEAPAAGGGSESPAAGGGGGGGAPKKETKAPEVTAATAVTQLAARSTGRHICYRAYVADQGWQAPVCDGAEAGTTGKDLPIKAVNIAVSGTKGTAGSGAFQYQNWKGTKWTSAVNGIDNYLGSTKESDEPLQGFTIQVFDGSVCGNPHVQDRGWLGVVCTDAGGWKYIGSDMNEHLQLEAFRITV
- a CDS encoding helix-turn-helix transcriptional regulator, with protein sequence MAGTRASTGPSEAGRRVPVAVHASDPISRAGAVSQLRQHPVVELREESDSGPGVVALLVSEILDESTLSRLRRLVRSEGAKAVLVVGVLRENELLDVIECGVGAIVWRHEATGHRLAQAVLAAARGDGDLPSDLLGRLISQVGTLHRTAAGQPGAPTSGLAPREVDVLRLVAEGLDTGEIASKLSYSERTVKNVMHGLTTRLHLRNRAHAVAYALREGYI
- a CDS encoding phage tail sheath subtilisin-like domain-containing protein, which gives rise to MPSYLSPGVYVEEVASGSRPIEGVGTSVAAFVGLAPTGPLNEPTLVTNWTQYVAAFGDFTDGYYLAHSVYGFFNNGGSAAYVVRVGGAAGGAGGDSAPAKSLAGADDRAALAAAEPKQIGTFSVTAVAGGSLSVEVTDADGEGPAERFKLIVKDGDKAVETFDVTAKKGGRNYVVTQVKERSKLITVQETAPAAQLVRPDNQTVALAAPAAPAAVVPATADTEGAHAGPAQYLGDSADRTGFGGLEAVDEVSMVAVPDLMAAYQRGAIDLEQVKAVQLGLIAHCELMGDRVAVIDPPPGLNARQIRVWRQETAGYDSKYAALYYPWIKAFDPATGHARLIPPSGHIAGIWARNDSERGVHKAPANEVVRGAVDLEMQITRGEQDLLNPIGVNCIRAFPGRGIRVWGARTMSSDPAWRYLNVRRYFNYLEESILIGTQWVVFEPNDHQLWARIRRNVSAFLVNEWRSGALFGQRPEEAYYVKCDEETNPPESVDLGRVVCEIGIAPVKPAEFVIFRLAQFSGGSGELEE
- a CDS encoding DUF4255 domain-containing protein, with amino-acid sequence MIHEVDEVLKGLLGGGALAGSGIDVFFDAPTRDWAARRNGPAVNAYLYDIREDTARRQRGTVSVRDERDVIVRRRQPPRWFRLSYLVTAWTRQPQDEHRLLSAVLANLLPRELLSPDELPGALGELGLSVPLSVSGSHTESRSLAEIWSALGGELKPSLDLVVTAPFPAYPEYDAGPPVTEGAAVRVRAIDGSLEDSPERAHQPRHLEKERRTGTRTP